One part of the Streptomyces lienomycini genome encodes these proteins:
- a CDS encoding elongation factor G-like protein EF-G2 translates to MGDKAHTRPGAAGRATAADHPTSVRNVVLVGHSGSGKTTLVEALALTAGAVNRAGRVEDGGCVSDYDDMEHRQQRSVQLSLVPVEWDGIKINLLDTPGYADFVGELRAGLRAADAALFVVSASDGVDGSTRMVWEECAAVGMPRAIVITHLEAARGDFDEMTRVCAEAFGGDDPDAVLPLYLPLHGPPAPDGHAPVTGLVGLLTRKLFDYASGERAESEPGEERLPQLDEARSLLIEGIISESEDETLMERYLGGEPVDVRTLVEDLERAVARGVFFPVLAAAPAAEGARQGLGTVELLELITRGFPTPLERAAPRVTIPGGAGRELRMCDPEESLVAEVVKTSSDPYVGRISMVRVFSGTLRADQTVHVSGHGLADRGHEGRALHEADERIGALSTPFGKQQRPVTHVIAGDLACVAKLTRAETGDTLSAKDDPLLMAPWEMPDPLLPLAIEAHSKPDEDKLSQGLARLVAEDPTMRLEHNQDTHQVVLWCLGEAHADVALERLRSRYGVQVDVVPHRVSLRETFGGRAAGRGRHVKQSGGHGQYAVCEIEVEPLPGGSGIEFVDRVVGGAVPRQFIPSVEKGVRAQAAKGVAAGHPLIDVRVTLLDGKAHSVDSSDAAFQTAGALALREAAAEARIHLLEPVAEVGVLVGDDYVGAVMSDLSGRRGKVLGTEQTSGGRTLIRAEVPEIEIGRYAVDLRSLSHGTARFDRRYARHEPMPARVADRLREEVGAAS, encoded by the coding sequence ATGGGCGACAAGGCACACACCCGTCCCGGAGCCGCCGGAAGGGCGACGGCGGCCGATCACCCCACGTCCGTACGGAACGTGGTGCTGGTCGGCCACTCCGGATCGGGCAAGACGACCCTGGTGGAAGCCCTCGCGCTGACGGCGGGGGCGGTGAACCGGGCGGGCCGCGTGGAGGACGGCGGCTGCGTCTCGGACTACGACGACATGGAGCACCGGCAGCAGCGCTCCGTGCAGCTCTCCCTGGTGCCGGTCGAATGGGACGGCATCAAGATCAACCTTTTGGACACTCCCGGGTACGCCGACTTCGTCGGTGAGCTGAGGGCCGGTCTGCGCGCGGCGGACGCGGCCCTCTTCGTCGTCTCGGCCTCCGACGGGGTGGACGGCTCGACCCGCATGGTCTGGGAGGAGTGCGCCGCCGTCGGCATGCCGCGCGCCATCGTGATCACCCACCTGGAGGCCGCCCGCGGGGACTTCGACGAGATGACGCGGGTCTGCGCGGAGGCCTTCGGCGGCGACGACCCCGACGCCGTACTGCCGCTGTACCTGCCGCTGCACGGCCCGCCCGCCCCCGACGGGCACGCGCCGGTGACCGGGCTGGTCGGGCTGTTGACGCGGAAGCTGTTCGACTACGCGTCCGGCGAGCGCGCGGAGTCCGAACCCGGCGAGGAACGGCTGCCGCAGCTCGACGAGGCCCGCTCCCTGCTGATCGAGGGGATCATCTCGGAGAGCGAGGACGAGACCCTCATGGAGCGCTACCTCGGCGGCGAGCCGGTCGACGTCAGGACGCTCGTCGAGGATCTGGAACGGGCCGTCGCGCGCGGGGTGTTCTTCCCGGTGCTGGCCGCCGCGCCCGCCGCCGAGGGCGCCCGGCAGGGCCTGGGCACGGTCGAACTCCTGGAACTGATCACGCGCGGCTTCCCGACGCCCCTGGAGCGCGCGGCCCCCAGGGTCACCATCCCCGGGGGCGCCGGACGCGAACTGCGGATGTGCGATCCGGAGGAGTCGCTGGTCGCGGAGGTCGTCAAGACGTCCTCCGACCCGTACGTCGGCCGGATCTCGATGGTCCGCGTCTTCTCCGGCACCCTGCGCGCCGACCAGACGGTGCACGTCTCCGGACACGGCCTGGCCGACCGCGGACACGAGGGTCGCGCCCTCCACGAAGCCGACGAGCGGATCGGCGCCCTGTCGACACCGTTCGGCAAGCAGCAGCGGCCGGTCACGCACGTGATCGCGGGCGACCTCGCCTGCGTGGCCAAGCTGACCCGCGCGGAGACCGGCGACACGCTCTCCGCCAAGGACGACCCGCTGCTGATGGCCCCCTGGGAGATGCCCGACCCGCTGCTGCCGCTCGCCATCGAGGCGCACAGCAAACCCGACGAGGACAAACTCTCCCAGGGGCTGGCCCGGCTGGTCGCCGAGGACCCGACGATGCGCCTGGAGCACAACCAGGACACCCACCAGGTGGTCCTGTGGTGCCTGGGCGAGGCCCACGCGGACGTGGCGCTGGAACGGCTGCGCAGCCGCTACGGCGTCCAGGTCGACGTCGTACCCCACCGCGTCTCCCTGCGCGAGACGTTCGGCGGCCGGGCCGCCGGGCGCGGGCGGCACGTGAAGCAGTCCGGCGGGCACGGCCAGTACGCCGTCTGCGAGATCGAGGTGGAGCCGCTGCCGGGCGGCTCGGGCATCGAGTTCGTGGACCGGGTCGTCGGCGGCGCGGTGCCCCGGCAGTTCATCCCGTCCGTCGAGAAGGGCGTACGCGCGCAGGCCGCCAAGGGCGTCGCCGCGGGCCACCCGCTGATCGACGTACGGGTCACGCTGCTGGACGGCAAGGCGCACTCGGTGGACTCCTCCGACGCGGCGTTCCAGACGGCGGGCGCGCTGGCGCTCCGGGAGGCCGCGGCCGAGGCGCGGATCCATCTGCTGGAGCCGGTGGCCGAGGTGGGCGTGCTGGTCGGCGACGACTACGTGGGCGCGGTGATGAGCGACCTGTCCGGACGGCGCGGCAAGGTGCTGGGCACCGAGCAGACCAGCGGCGGCCGGACCCTGATCAGGGCCGAGGTGCCCGAGATCGAGATCGGCCGCTACGCGGTGGACCTGCGCTCCCTGTCGCACGGCACCGCGCGCTTCGACCGCCGCTACGCCCGGCACGAACCGATGCCGGCACGGGTCGCGGACCGGCTGCGCGAGGAGGTGGGGGCGGCGTCGTAG
- the thrS gene encoding threonine--tRNA ligase, whose amino-acid sequence MSDVRVIIQRDSEQEERVVTTGTTAAELFAGQRSIIAARVAGELKDLAHEVKDGETVEGVEISSEDGLDILRHSTAHVMAQAVQELFPEAKLGIGPPVKDGFYYDFDVEKPFHPDDLKAIEKKMQEIQKRGQKFSRRVVTDDEAREELADEPYKLELIGLKGSASHDDGADVEVGAGELTIYDNLDAKTGDLCWKDLCRGPHLPSTRNIPAFKLMRNAAAYWRGSEKNPMLQRIYGTAWPTKDELKAHLEFLAEAEKRDHRKLGSELDLFSIPEQIGSGLAVFHPKGGIIRRVMEDYSRRRHEEEGYEFVYTPHATKGKLFETSGHLDWYADGMYPPMQLDEGVDYYLKPMNCPMHNLIFDARGRSYRELPLRLFEFGTVYRYEKSGVVHGLTRARGFTQDDAHIYCTREQMSQELDKTLTFVLNLLRDYGLNDFYLELSTKDPEKFVGTDEAWEEATETLRQVAEKQNLELVADPGGAAFYGPKISVQARDAIGRTWQMSTIQLDFNLPERFSLEYTAADGSKTRPVMIHRALFGSIERFFAVLLEHYAGAMPPWLAPVQAVGIPVGDAHVEYLEKFAAAAKQKGLRVEVDSSSDRMQKKIRTAQKQKVPFMIIVGDDDMNAGTVSFRYRDGSQENGIPRDEALAKLVDVVERRVHV is encoded by the coding sequence GTGTCAGACGTCCGTGTGATCATCCAACGCGATTCGGAGCAGGAAGAACGCGTGGTGACGACGGGCACTACGGCCGCCGAGCTCTTCGCCGGCCAGCGCTCGATCATCGCGGCGCGGGTGGCCGGTGAGCTGAAGGACCTCGCCCACGAGGTCAAGGACGGCGAGACCGTCGAGGGCGTCGAGATCTCCTCCGAGGACGGCCTGGACATCCTGCGCCACTCCACCGCGCACGTCATGGCACAGGCCGTGCAGGAACTGTTCCCCGAGGCCAAGCTGGGCATCGGCCCGCCCGTCAAGGACGGCTTCTACTACGACTTCGACGTCGAGAAGCCCTTCCACCCCGATGACCTCAAGGCCATCGAGAAGAAGATGCAGGAGATCCAGAAGCGGGGGCAGAAGTTCTCCCGCCGCGTGGTCACCGACGACGAGGCCCGTGAGGAACTCGCCGACGAGCCGTACAAGCTGGAGCTGATCGGCCTCAAGGGCTCCGCCTCCCACGACGACGGCGCCGACGTCGAGGTCGGCGCCGGCGAGCTGACGATCTACGACAACCTCGACGCGAAGACCGGCGACCTGTGCTGGAAGGACCTCTGCCGGGGTCCCCACCTGCCCTCGACCCGCAACATCCCGGCCTTCAAGCTGATGCGCAACGCCGCCGCCTACTGGCGCGGCAGCGAGAAGAACCCGATGCTCCAGCGCATCTACGGCACCGCCTGGCCCACCAAGGACGAGCTGAAGGCGCACCTGGAGTTCCTCGCCGAGGCCGAGAAGCGCGACCACCGCAAGCTCGGCAGCGAGCTGGACCTGTTCTCCATCCCGGAGCAGATCGGCTCCGGCCTCGCCGTCTTCCACCCCAAGGGCGGCATCATCCGCCGGGTCATGGAGGACTACTCGCGGCGCCGCCACGAGGAGGAGGGCTACGAGTTCGTCTACACCCCGCACGCGACCAAGGGCAAGCTCTTCGAGACCTCGGGCCACCTGGACTGGTACGCCGACGGTATGTACCCGCCCATGCAGCTCGACGAGGGCGTGGACTACTACCTCAAGCCCATGAACTGCCCGATGCACAACCTGATCTTCGACGCGCGCGGCCGCTCCTACCGTGAGCTGCCCCTGCGCCTGTTCGAGTTCGGCACCGTGTACCGGTACGAGAAGTCGGGCGTCGTGCACGGCCTGACCCGGGCCCGCGGCTTCACCCAGGACGACGCGCACATCTACTGCACCCGCGAGCAGATGTCGCAGGAGCTGGACAAGACCCTCACGTTCGTCCTGAACCTGCTGCGCGACTACGGCCTGAACGACTTCTACCTGGAGCTGTCCACCAAGGACCCGGAGAAGTTCGTCGGCACCGACGAGGCATGGGAAGAGGCCACCGAGACGCTGCGCCAGGTCGCCGAGAAGCAGAACCTGGAGCTGGTGGCGGACCCGGGCGGCGCCGCGTTCTACGGCCCGAAGATCTCCGTCCAGGCGCGCGACGCCATCGGCCGCACCTGGCAGATGTCGACCATCCAGCTCGACTTCAACCTGCCGGAGCGCTTCAGCCTGGAGTACACGGCCGCGGACGGTTCCAAGACCCGCCCGGTCATGATCCACCGCGCGCTGTTCGGCTCCATCGAGCGCTTCTTCGCGGTGCTCCTGGAGCACTACGCGGGCGCGATGCCGCCCTGGCTCGCCCCGGTGCAGGCGGTGGGCATCCCGGTGGGGGACGCGCACGTCGAGTACCTGGAGAAGTTCGCCGCGGCGGCCAAACAGAAGGGCCTGCGGGTGGAGGTCGACTCCTCCTCGGACCGTATGCAGAAGAAGATCAGGACGGCCCAGAAACAGAAGGTCCCGTTCATGATCATCGTGGGTGACGACGACATGAACGCGGGTACGGTGTCGTTCCGTTACCGCGACGGCTCGCAAGAGAATGGCATCCCGCGTGACGAAGCCCTGGCGAAACTCGTTGACGTCGTAGAGCGCCGCGTGCACGTGTGA
- a CDS encoding HIT family protein, with protein MTSEPEQQLGVGTPDAFQRLWTPHRMAYIQGENKPSGPGADDGCPFCSIPAKSDEDGLIVRRGEHVYAVLNLYPYNGGHLMTVPYRHVADYTELNAVETAELAELTKQAMTALRAASGAHGFNLGMNQGTVAGAGIAAHLHQHVVPRWGGDTNFMPAIGHTKVLPQLLGDTRKMLAEAWPSSPSGV; from the coding sequence ATGACGAGTGAGCCGGAGCAGCAGCTGGGGGTGGGGACGCCGGACGCTTTCCAGCGTCTGTGGACGCCCCACCGGATGGCGTACATCCAGGGCGAGAACAAGCCGAGCGGCCCGGGTGCCGACGACGGCTGCCCCTTCTGCTCGATCCCGGCCAAGTCCGACGAGGACGGTCTGATCGTCCGGCGTGGCGAGCACGTGTACGCGGTGCTGAATCTGTACCCCTACAACGGCGGTCACCTGATGACCGTGCCCTACCGTCACGTCGCCGACTACACCGAGCTGAACGCCGTGGAGACCGCGGAGCTGGCCGAGCTGACCAAGCAGGCGATGACGGCTCTGCGTGCGGCCTCAGGGGCCCACGGGTTCAACCTGGGGATGAACCAGGGCACCGTGGCGGGCGCGGGCATCGCCGCCCACCTGCATCAGCATGTGGTGCCTCGCTGGGGCGGCGACACGAACTTCATGCCCGCGATCGGCCACACGAAGGTGCTGCCGCAGCTGCTGGGGGACACCCGCAAGATGCTCGCGGAGGCCTGGCCCTCCAGCCCGTCCGGCGTTTGA